A genome region from Nicotiana tabacum cultivar K326 chromosome 13, ASM71507v2, whole genome shotgun sequence includes the following:
- the LOC107804597 gene encoding RING-H2 finger protein ATL78-like, producing the protein MATTSTLFIKEFMENFHYSRRLLLEATVAPPPAAKISHDPSDLVPLGNNINTFDANVIMVLAVLVFALICSLVFNSIIKCAFTCSNLVSASLSSSNHRNPSAAKLANTGIKKKALNTFPVLTYTTELKHPGIDSECVICLSEFGVGEKVKVLPKCNHGFHVKCIDKWLNSHSSCPTCRHCLIETCQKFVHGGTSVTTTAIPNTQVAQDIVIRIEPLQREGVTSNNNQNLVENSSV; encoded by the coding sequence ATGGCAACTACTTCCACTCTATTCATTAAAGAATTCATGGAAAACTTCCACTATTCAAGAAGGCTACTCCTGGAGGCTACCGTGGCGCCGCCTCCGGCAGCCAAAATAAGCCATGACCCATCTGATCTAGTACCACTTGGTAACAACATCAACACATTTGATGCAAATGTTATTATGGTCTTGGCCGTACTTGTATTTGCCTTAATTTGTTCACTTGTCTTCAACTCCATCATAAAGTGTGCATTTACGTGCTCTAACCTGGTATCAGCGTCACTCTCATCCTCAAACCATAGAAACCCTTCAGCCGCAAAGCTAGCTAATACAGGAATTAAGAAAAAAGCCCTCAACACATTCCCAGTTTTAACCTATACTACTGAATTGAAACATCCAGGGATTGACTCTGAGTGTGTAATTTGCTTATCAGAATTTGGAGTTGGAGAAAAAGTTAAGGTTCTGCCTAAGTGCAACCATGGGTTCCACGTCAAGTGTATTGATAAATGGCTGAATTCCCACTCTTCTTGCCCTACTTGTAGGCACTGCCTTATTGAAACTTGCCAAAAATTTGTACACGGAGGCACTTCTGTTACTACAACTGCAATTCCAAACACTCAAGTAGCTCAAGATATCGTAATAAGGATTGAACCTCTCCAACGTGAAGGTGTTACATCTAATAACAATCAAAATTTGGTAGAAAATAGTAGTGTCTAG